ATCGAGAGAGTACTTTCCGTTAGTAAAGAAGTCTGATTATTTTTCTAAGCATGTAAATGGGTTAATCAAAAACTTCTTTAACAACTCTGCAAGTCAGTTTGCTTCTTTCTTTACTTCAGAAACCAACTTAACGGTAACCGAGTTAGAAGAATTAAAAAAATTAATCGATAACCAAATAGAGCAACAAAAGAAATGATCGCATATTTATTAAAATCGGCATGTTGTTTGGCATTTTTGCTCATCTTTTACCATTTGGTTTTAGAGCGTGAGAAAATGCATCAATTCAATCGTTTCTATTTATTAGGAAGTGTGCTTTTTTCATTCATTGCACCCTTGATTATTATTTATATTCAAGTGCCAGCAGAGATTATTGAAGTTCCTATAACTTATAACGAACCTGTAGTTCTAAACAGTGATTTTATAATTGAAGAAGAAACACCCATAAACTATTGGAACCTTGCTTTAGGATTTTCTGCAGTTATCTCAGCACTTTTAAGCATTCGTTTTATTGTTAATCTGCTAAAAATTGCTCGAAAAATTAGCGCGA
The sequence above is a segment of the Tenacibaculum sp. 190130A14a genome. Coding sequences within it:
- a CDS encoding BlaI/MecI/CopY family transcriptional regulator, translating into MQLSKTEEQVMQLLWKLEKAFMKDLLAEFPEPKPATTTVATLLKRMKDKGFVDYTLYGKSREYFPLVKKSDYFSKHVNGLIKNFFNNSASQFASFFTSETNLTVTELEELKKLIDNQIEQQKK